In Lathyrus oleraceus cultivar Zhongwan6 chromosome 2, CAAS_Psat_ZW6_1.0, whole genome shotgun sequence, the DNA window TAAAAATCTAAATATATTACTCTGGTTCTTCCTTCTTTTTTTCTCATTTTGGATAGAATAAAAGATTTTTATTTATAGTTACACATTACATGTTATGGCACAAGTAAATCCAGAAAACCCTGACACTTAAAAAATAATGTACACTGATGGAAACTCTCAACTTTGATACCTGAAGCCAATCCAAGCAGGGTCTATACACACTGTATGAAACACttcttgacagagtcctctagACTAAGCTTTTAACACAATCCTCTTCGAGACGCCATAGTCAATATTACTGTAGTTTTAGTGTTCCATAAAATGGCCAGAGAGTGCAAAATTTGCAGAACAAATATCTCAATGGCTTCAACACAATCTGCACAGGAGATCATCTTAAAAGGAAACTCCACCACTCCCAAATCTGAATCATCTCCGCCTCTGAAACACTTCTAACCTAGGCCCTTCTGTTACGGTGAGACGGGCTATTTATATTTCGAGAACCAATGCTTGCAGTTCTTAAAAGTCTCCGAAATTCTGGTAAGCTGATCTTTCCATCTTTGTCAATATCGGCTTCCTCAAGCAAAGGATCAATGGAGCCTCTCATACCAGTATGCTAAAAAGACAAAAAGAGAGTGATATTAGTTTGCAGCAAATATGTATTTGAAGTTGAAAACATTACTTTACAAAACAAGTGAATCACCACTAGTCCCCCCGAAATTGTAGTGGTCGGTCAGACAATTTAGTTTTTGATATCAAGAAAAATCTAAAGTTGGTGAAACTAAAATTTCTCAATCACACTAATCGTTCCCAAGACAATTTTAGGGATTAAGTTAACTGACTCAAGAATTAATGTAATCAAGAATTTTCAATTTCAAATATCATTTTGACATCTCGTTATGTTCAGAGACTATATTGTTTGACACCTACAATATCAGAGCCTAAACTGGTGATTGACTCATTTTTAAACATAAACGAGTAACAAAGCTAATGTGGGGTAGATTTTCTAGCTATGCTCAAACACTCCTCACCTCAAAATAACACAAAGATTGATAAAGAATGCAAAAATTTAGTAAGTACATTGCAGGAAAACCACTTTTAATCATAGGGAGAGAGTTTATCTTAAAAATTGTTAAGGAAGATGGAGAAAGACCAACCAAAACTGTTAAGGGAGATTGAGAAAGACCAACCATTCTCAGTTCCTCTGGAGTAATATAGCCATCCTTATCTAAGTCAAATTTCTCAAAAGCAGCCTGTGACCGTTGCTGCCACTTATCAGAGTCATGTTCCTCCAATTGATGCACATGTAATGTAGCTGCTACAAACTCGGTAAAATCTACTAGTCCATCTGTGTTGCTGTCTATCTGCCAGCATAAAAGAAAGTGAGTCAGTCTTTTTACAGGGAAAAGCAAAACATGTGAAGATGGCCACGAGTGATGAGGGAAGCAACATCTATTTTcattaaaattatattttaataaAAGATGAGAAAAcgatatcaggaaacaccaaagAAACTTTCAATCTTTCAAATTTTAAAAGTGGAATAAAGGATGATAAGTGGCCAACAAATCTGGATGGTGCCAGCAAAGGATCTTGAATACTAACCGCTTGCAATATCTCTAATACCCGGGATTCTTTCAACTTCCATGGGAGATCTTTAGCAAGAGCCTGCAAAAACTTCACTTTAGACCCAAGCAGCGAAGACTATATTAAGGGGATAAAGTAATCCCTAACAGAAGTGGTGTGTTTTGATTCATGAGTTACCTGTCTCATCTCTTCAAGACTAATAGCGCCATTTTTGTCCACGTCTATTGCATCAAACTGATCTTTTAGATCAGAAAACTCACCTTCGTTAAGTGTGCTGGCCAATGCCTGCAAGATAACCAAGTAATCAGAAAATCAACAGCAAACAAACTAATTGCCTTCTAGCCTACAAAGACTTGAATTAATGAACCTTCTTACCCTCAATGCAAATTGTTTCAATCGACTATACTTTACAAACTGTCGCATGTTATTTAGGACAGATATATCAATCGGAATCTCGGATGCCTCTCCTCCTTCTCTAACCCATGGATGTGCTGTAAATATCAGAATTCATCAATACAACTCAACATTAGGGTATAGCTTTGTTTAAGATATGTTTTAAAAGGTAAAGGAAAATTTTATACAATTTATGGTTGTGTTTAAGTCTCGGTTCTTTGTTATAATGAAAAGAAGGAAACACCATTTAGAATGATTGCCAAGTTTGAATGAATCAAAAGTTTATTAGAAAAAACAACTGCATTAATTATGCAAACCAAATGTAGCTGAATAATTACAGAAAGAATTGAGCTGAATATAAGGGCATTTAGGGCCCgttttaattttgaaaatgacTACCAAATTGCTCTTTATCTCATTTTAGATAACTGGTTTTTCAATTTTAAATAATTGTTTTGACTGTTGCATACTAACGGCAATAGTTATGCACAGTTAATTTTGCTAAGTTATTTTTTGTCCCCTGCTTCCCTCCTTTCTTTGCGTTATCCCTTGAATAATTCACATAGAATATAGGCAAACATtcattgaaaacaaaaacaaaaaaaagtgTAATCATACATCATTAAAAGACACATTGGCCTCAAGCAGGGGAAAAAGAGTTAATGCAAAGTTTTAAAAAGGTTGCAGACCACTTGCACTATAAATAAAAAATCTAAATTGGGGACAATTTTGCAATAATCATAGCTTCAATAGTTGATACCATTCAAACAAATACTTTCAATTTGGGAATAAATAATTTAGCAATTAAACTCGGTGTTTGAAATGAAATAGTTTTTCAAGTGCTATAAATTCATTGCTTAAACTCTTTCGtctttttgaaaaaaaaaaggtAAGACTCTGTCTTTATATATGCAACCTCTAGTTTAGTTCGTCATTAAGTATTATTGAACACCCTAAGTTTGAAGCAGTGATAAATGTAAATATTTTAAGAAAAGGAAACTGGATAACTTTATAAACAGCCTTGTCAATATAAGAAGTGGGAAACATACATAGAGCCTGAGCAGCAGTTAATCTTGCCCGAGGATCTTTTACCAACAATTTCTTCACAAAATCTTTTGCAGCAGTACTTATGGTTGGCCATGGTTTCCGCCGGAAATCAGGCTTATTCCGTAAGACCTGCATATGACGTGATCATATATTAAATgtaataaaaatattaattaatgTTCTTTAAGGGAAAGGTCAAAGACTTACTCATGTCGTTAAAGATGATATATAGAAAATTCaacataaaaaaaaaaggaaaCTCAGAATGTAATAAGAATTCAGTTACCTCCTTGAAGATACCATCCTCAGTCTTATCCCAAAATGGCCGTCTCCCACAAAGCAATATATATGTAATCACACCAATACTCCATACATCCGATTCAGGGCCAGACTTCCGTTTTAACACTTCTGGTGCGACGTAGTAAGCACTTCCAACAATATCTGGAAACCTCTTTCCTGAAGATTTAATTTCAAAGAGATAGAACAAGAAGTCTCAAATAAAGATTTCAAGAACATGTATGATACATAGCGGCATGAAAATGAAACAAATCAATCAAATGATTAACATAAATAGTTTTCCTCACCAGGTTTTATGAAATCAGACAAACCAAAATCAGTAGCCTTTAAAGCTGAATCTTCTCTGTTTGATTTGAAAAGAAAATTCTGCATACAAAGAggaaaataaaatgaatttaatatCTAGTAGCATAACTCCACATAGCTTAAATATGCCACTGGACTTTACCATACCTCTGGCTTCATGTCGCGATGTACTAAACCATGTAAATGACATTGAGCTGCAACCTTCAGCATCTGCCTTACAACCACTGCAGCATCTTTTTCAGTATAACGGCTGTCCTTCCTGCAAAAGAAGATGTAGAAAAACTAAGTTCAGGATAAAAGAAAAAAACACATTGCTAAAAACAGAAAATTAGCAAGAAATAATATTTTGGAGTCGTCGGCGATCCTGGCACCGAAAATTTGTGAAATTGTAGACATTCTGAAGAGCCAACTAGACAGTAAAGGAAAAAATCAAACACATCCAAGATCAAACAGAACTTACTTGCCCAGTATCCGGTCTAGTAGTTCTCCCCCCTCGCATAACCTAATCAAATAAATTGCCAAGCAGTTTACTTTAATAGACGTATAAAGAAGCAAAACAACAGATATAGTAAAGACAGCACAAATGATTTGACGAATTAGCAGCCAAAAGACATCCAGAATTTATTGCAGTCT includes these proteins:
- the LOC127120148 gene encoding calcium-dependent protein kinase 28 isoform X2, translating into MGLCFSSTKVVSGSNGNTTNNDNRKRNSSTSTETVTGTSTKAGAASVQKHLVPSSGQRRRGPDEGQKKGNPSQQTKPKDKVSSRHVPCGKRTDFGYEKDFDKRFTLGKLLGHGQFGYTYVGIDKSNGDRVAVKRLEKAKMVLPIAVEDVKREVKILKELTGHENVVQFYNAFEDDSYVYIVMELCEGGELLDRILGKKDSRYTEKDAAVVVRQMLKVAAQCHLHGLVHRDMKPENFLFKSNREDSALKATDFGLSDFIKPGKRFPDIVGSAYYVAPEVLKRKSGPESDVWSIGVITYILLCGRRPFWDKTEDGIFKEVLRNKPDFRRKPWPTISTAAKDFVKKLLVKDPRARLTAAQALSHPWVREGGEASEIPIDISVLNNMRQFVKYSRLKQFALRALASTLNEGEFSDLKDQFDAIDVDKNGAISLEEMRQALAKDLPWKLKESRVLEILQAIDSNTDGLVDFTEFVAATLHVHQLEEHDSDKWQQRSQAAFEKFDLDKDGYITPEELRMHTGMRGSIDPLLEEADIDKDGKISLPEFRRLLRTASIGSRNINSPSHRNRRA
- the LOC127120148 gene encoding calcium-dependent protein kinase 28 isoform X1 gives rise to the protein MGLCFSSTKVVSGSNGNTTNNDNRKRNSSTSTETVTGTSTKAGAASVQKHLVPSSGQRRRGPDEGQKKGNPSQQTKPKDKVSSRHVPCGKRTDFGYEKDFDKRFTLGKLLGHGQFGYTYVGIDKSNGDRVAVKRLEKAKMVLPIAVEDVKREVKILKELTGHENVVQFYNAFEDDSYVYIVMELCEGGELLDRILGKKDSRYTEKDAAVVVRQMLKVAAQCHLHGLVHRDMKPENFLFKSNREDSALKATDFGLSDFIKPGKRFPDIVGSAYYVAPEVLKRKSGPESDVWSIGVITYILLCGRRPFWDKTEDGIFKEVLRNKPDFRRKPWPTISTAAKDFVKKLLVKDPRARLTAAQALSHPWVREGGEASEIPIDISVLNNMRQFVKYSRLKQFALRALASTLNEGEFSDLKDQFDAIDVDKNGAISLEEMRQALAKDLPWKLKESRVLEILQAIDSNTDGLVDFTEFVAATLHVHQLEEHDSDKWQQRSQAAFEKFDLDKDGYITPEELRMVGLSQSPLTVLHTGMRGSIDPLLEEADIDKDGKISLPEFRRLLRTASIGSRNINSPSHRNRRA